Proteins from a single region of Xenopus laevis strain J_2021 chromosome 9_10S, Xenopus_laevis_v10.1, whole genome shotgun sequence:
- the pde6g.S gene encoding phosphodiesterase 6G S homeolog, which translates to MNLEPAKPEIKSATRVTGGPATPRKGPPKFKQRQTRQFKSKPPKKGVQGFGDDIPGMEGLGTDITVICPWEAFNHLELHELAQYGII; encoded by the exons ATGAATTTGGAGCCAGCCAAGCCTGAAATAAAATCAGCTACCCGTGTGACAGGGGGACCTGCCACGCCTAGGAAAGGACCCCCAAAGTTCAAACAGCGCCAGACCAGgcagtttaaaagcaaacctccCAAGAAAGGAGTGCAGGG ATTTGGAGATGATATCCCAGGGATGGAGGGCCTGGGAACAG ACATCACTGTTATTTGCCCTTGGGAAGCCTTCAACCACCTGGAGCTGCACGAGCTGGCCCAGTATGGCATTATCTAG